The Caldisericaceae bacterium genome contains the following window.
GTTTTCTGTTTGTTATCCTTAGCACTCTTTTTCTTAGTTTCCCTGAATCCTCCTACCTTGTCCCCCTGAATCCTCCTACCCTGTCACCCTATTTCCTATTCCCATGTCACCCTATTTCCTATTCCCATGTCACCCTATTTCCTATTCCCCTGTCATCCTGAGCGGTAGCGAAGGATCTTATATTTAATGGGTAAAAGCAACCTCCTCAAGACTCCCCTGAATCCTAAAAAACATAGACGACTGAGATTCTTCACTTTATTAAAAATGACACCGTGAAGGCAAACAGTGCCTCGTTAGAATGACCCCCTTTACAGTTAGATACCCTCAACTACCACAGCAGTTCCTGAAGCAGAAATTAAAAGTATACCTCCAGAATGCCCTAAAACTTCGTAATCAAGGTCGACGCCAACAATTGCATTTGCGCCAATAGCCCTTGCTCTTTCTTTCATTTCTTCAATTGCTTTTTCTCTTCCTTTTATCAAAATTTCCTCGTATGCACTTGCTCTACCGCCAACAACGTCTCTAACTGCTGCTGCAATGTCTCTAAAAACATTTGTTCCCTCAATTACCTCTCCTGCTACAATCCCAAGGTATTTTACGATTTTTTTTCCTTCAATCGTTGGTGTTGTTGTAATAATCATGTTAACCTCCTTATTTTTTAACATTGATTTTCTTTATTATTTATTTTATACTAAAATTTTTAAATTATCCCCAAATCTTTTGAACTTGGGACACCTAAAACTGTTTCTGCATTCTTAATTGCATTTACTATCGCTTTTTCTAAAACAAGTTGCGAAAGTGTTTCAATGAGTAATATATTATCAAAATCTTTTTCTCCCGTTGATAGAGTAAAAACGGTATCTCCATCAAAAATTGTGTGGGAGGGTATTATTCTCCTTGCAATCCCATCATGTGCGCTTATTGCTATTCTTTTTAGTATGCTTTTTGTAAGCGTAACATTTGTTGCAATAACACCAATTGTTGTGTTTTTAAAAGGATTGGTATTGATTGAAGCATTTTTTAGAAACTCTACTGTATTAATAAAACCACTTTTACCATCATTTAAACTTCCTGCGATAATTTTTCCGTCAAAATCGTAAACATCTCCTAAGGCATTTACCACAACAAGAGCACCAACTACAACATCGTTAACTCTTATACTTTCTGTGCCTAAACCACCTTTCATTGCATAACTCATACCTCTTATTTTTCCTACGGTTGCACCAATACCTGCACCAACATTGCCTGTTTTATCTAATGTATTTTTTGCGTTTATACTTGCTTTGTAACCTGCTTCCACATCGGGATAACTTGGTTTACCTATTTCAAGGTCATAGATGATTGCGCCAGAAACAATTGGGACTCTTTTAACACCAGTATCAAAGCCTGCGTTAATTTCTTCCAAATAACGAGAAACACCCGATGCCCCCTCCAATCCCATAGCACTGCCGCCACCTATGTAAATTGCATTAACTTTTTGAACGAGGTTTTCTGGATTGAGTAAATCAGTTTCCCTTGTTCCTGGAGCACCACCTCTTACATCATAGGAAGCGTATGCCCCATCTTTTGCAAGCACAACTGTGCAACCTGTTAAACTATCTAAATCTTCATAATTTCCTACAAGTATTCCTTTTACATCTGTAATACTTCCCATTTATAACCTCCAAATAAATCTTATTATTGCAACAATTGTTCCTGCAAAACCTTCGCCTCCCAAAAGGCCAGAAGCGACTAATTCTCCGTTAGAGTTTTGTTCTTTTTTAACTTTAATGACCAATGCTTTTATGAGGCTTCCAATAAATGCAGTAGATGAAATTGTAAACGGAAGGTAAATTCCTATGCCAAGAATCATCGAAGGAACATGGAAGAAGTATAAAAATACACCCAAGATAAATCCACAGAAAAATGCTCTTGGATCTTTTAAGCCTTGAATCATTTGGGATACGGCAAATGCCTGTGGTGCAACAAGAAACGAACTTGGCCCAAAGCTCCCGTACGCCTTATAGAGGATAAACAATCCTAAAGTCCCAAAAATACTTCCAACTATCCCCCCAGTAAGTTCAGAGATAAGTTGTGCATTTGGATTCGTTTTTAAAATGTTCCCAGTTTTAAAATCTTGTAGATTATCCCCTGTTATTCCCGTTGCAACCGAGACAACTGCAGCAATTGCAAATAAAGTTAAGTAATCCTTTGATACATATGGAGTAATAAATTTTACAACAAGAAGCACAATAATTCCAAAAATTTCCATTGGCACGATACCAGTTGCCCCATCGATATATGCAGCCATAACAATAGTTATAAGTGTAAGGATAGCAATTAAAGTTGCTGTAATAAAGTTAATATTTAGGAATGCTATTTCTAAAACTAAAACAACTCCTAAAGCAACAATAATAAAAATTTTTGCTATTTTTAAATTTTCAACAGACTTTAAGAATATTTCTTTTGTCTTTGGAAATATATCTTTCAAAACGATAGCAACTCCACCGCCAATGATAAGGCCAATACCAAGATTAACCTTAAAATTTGTAACTTTTTCTAAAGTTGAAAGC
Protein-coding sequences here:
- a CDS encoding heavy metal-binding domain-containing protein; the protein is MIITTTPTIEGKKIVKYLGIVAGEVIEGTNVFRDIAAAVRDVVGGRASAYEEILIKGREKAIEEMKERARAIGANAIVGVDLDYEVLGHSGGILLISASGTAVVVEGI
- a CDS encoding P1 family peptidase — translated: MGSITDVKGILVGNYEDLDSLTGCTVVLAKDGAYASYDVRGGAPGTRETDLLNPENLVQKVNAIYIGGGSAMGLEGASGVSRYLEEINAGFDTGVKRVPIVSGAIIYDLEIGKPSYPDVEAGYKASINAKNTLDKTGNVGAGIGATVGKIRGMSYAMKGGLGTESIRVNDVVVGALVVVNALGDVYDFDGKIIAGSLNDGKSGFINTVEFLKNASINTNPFKNTTIGVIATNVTLTKSILKRIAISAHDGIARRIIPSHTIFDGDTVFTLSTGEKDFDNILLIETLSQLVLEKAIVNAIKNAETVLGVPSSKDLGII